In Glycine soja cultivar W05 chromosome 10, ASM419377v2, whole genome shotgun sequence, the genomic stretch aaaataatttagttaaaaatttaaaactcagAATAAGGAAATCTAGTCAtgaaatatttagtttttttttaaaaaaatatgatttttgtcttcacaaataaataagtaaatattcaACATTtgttcctaatttttttaatatatttttcgttttcacataattgaaatatatagtttttttttaaacataattttgaatttaaataaattcaaatatgtgatgattattttttatattgattatgcatcattgttataaactaacaaacattgttaaaaaaaaaaaacatattttatccatATTTCAATTTGAAACTAAGTGACAAATTGAATTGAGTGCTCGAACCAATATAATTTGTCGGTacaattttcaaataacaagttgGTCTTTTTAATACGAAGGTGTTCCTTCCCTTCTCATTGAGAAAAACATCAAAGCTCAACAGCTAGCGTTGAAAATGGAGAAGTTGCAGCTGCATGTCCCGAGAGTTAAGCTTGGAAGTCAAGGCTTAGAGGTAGTAACCTTATTGCTTTTTTCATCAACACTATAGTATCTCTCTATACATGAACCgcagttgtgtttttttttttatccttgtttTTAACTGGTTAGTTTTATTGACTAAGAAGAGATTAATTAAACCGTTCCCAACTGTCATTTTATGCTTCTTAATTGTAATCAATCTCTGCAGTTGACAACTTTGTTTGAATGAAGAGTCACTGTCTGTTACCATGATCATCCCAGCTATGAGAATAAAATCTTGCACTTACAATTGGTTCTAAATTTCTGATATTGTGGTTGGTAAATAGGTAATTTAAGTCAACGCTCTTGTCTCTTCTTCATTCTCGATTATTATACATCACTATTAGTGTCATAACTCATAAGACTATTTGCGGACAAAGGATCATTCAAATACACACTTTTCATCATTCATAATAGGACCTTTTCTACCCCACAATTTGCCTGTGATTATTTCCCCACCCTGGCATCTTCAATTTGGTGGCTCTTATCCTGATACATACATAATAAATAgcttttattattgaaattggCTTTTGTTTTAAGCaccagataaaataaaaaaaaatagtgttgattttgagccacatgaatgactGGGCTTATAATTAGAAATTTAGATAATATTCAAAGGTAATAACAGGAGTAGTGTCAGTTGTTAATTTGAGCATATATATTTGGCCAGCAGAACTGAATGTTTCAATCAAATTTGTCATACACTGttgtttatttttcatgattGGTTATGTTAGAATATGTATGTGATTATtctctgaactttgaagtcttgCTTATTGCTATGGAACCAAAACATGGTAAGAGGAGAGATTATCTGCTATACTGTATGATATACCAAAAAGACTTCCatacatcaatttttttgttcctCTTTCCCACCTTCTCCCTATCTTCCTCTCTTCAGTTCTCTCTTTTAGCCGATTAAGTCTTCGTGATGAAATAAATAACTTCCTGTAATTATTCTCTTCTGGAGTGCAGATATCAAGGTTGGGCTTTGGATGTGTAGGACTATCTGGACTTTATAATGCTCCCCTCTCGCACGAAGCTGGATGTTCAATTATTAAGGAAGCATTCAATATGGGTGTTACCTTCTTTGATACATCAGATTTTTATGGACTTAATCATgataatgaaattatgattggAAAGGTGACATATTATCCaactaattgttttttttaattgattctaagggccaataatatattatcattttatatcaGCTGTAGTTTATATGATGGTCAACAACTAATTCAGAAAGAGACCACACTATTTAGAATTTAATGTCACAAATTTCATTATATGACATAATACAAGTTTATTTAAGCAACCGACAGGTGGGGGAAAAACAAGTATGAAAAGTTTGCATTTAACGTGCTTATTGATTTCTTTGCTTCTGTCTTCAGGCTTTAAAAGAACTTCCTCGGGAAAAAGTCCAGTTGGCTACAAAATTTGGTCTTGTTAGATCTGATGGGGTGTTTGCTGGGGTAAAAGGTACTCCTGAATATGTGCGGCAGTGCTGTGAAGCTAGTCTTAAGCGCCTTGATGTTGAGTACATTGACCTATACTATCAACATCGAGTTGACACTTCAGTGCCAATTGAAGACACCGTAAGCTTTGAATGCTTTTTGTCTCTCTTGTTAGTTATGCATTCCCTTCTAACAGTTCTAAATTCTAGATGATTATATGCTTTAAAATTGGTCTTTGTAAGGAAGATGGGGGAGCTCAAAAAGCTGGTAAACGAAGGAAAGATAAAGTATATTGGCTTGTCTCAAGCTAGTCCTGACACTATAAAGAGAGCACATGCTGTTCATCCTATTTCTGCTTTGCAAATGGAATATTCCTTATGGACCCGTGACATTGAAGAAGAGATTATTCCACTATGCAGGTAATTTAAGTAGAATAACTACCTCTACCGTTGATATTGTCACTTGTTACAGTTATACTGGAGTTTGATATTCTTGTCTAAGATGTTTTCTAACTCTTTTAGACATGCATTTAAATAGATTGATTATCTGCAAAATATCtgaatgaaattattaattGTCTAGCATAGAACATGTTGTACTTGCAGGGAACTTGGGATTGGAATAGTGGCATATAGCCCTCTTGGTCATGGCTTTTTCGCAGGGAAGGCAGCGGTAGAGACTTTGCCTAGTCAGAGCGCACTGGTATGTGGCTAGTGACTAGTAAACCAATTTCAGGTTTGCATGAATTTGTAGCCTTTTCCTATAACTTGTCAAAATAAAATTGACTggttcaaatttcaaaccatTTGTAGGATCATATGATTGTGTTGGATAGGACTAATCTATTCCTGCAGGGATTGTCTATTGAATTTTGATGTTTCTGATACAGGCTGAAGATGCCAGGTTCAGTGGAGAAAATTTGGAAAAGAACAAGCTTTTCTATAATCGAATTGCTGATTTGGCTTCTAAACATTCATGCACTCCTTCTCAGTTAGCCTTAGCATGGTTTCTCCATCAGGGAAATGACATAGTCCCTATCCCTGGTAGTGTCTTTATTACATTTAAGAAGACTACTTAGTTTAACATATGTGATGAGTTGCTTACTATATGCTTCTACAGTTCCACATCCACTGTTAATTCTTGAACTTTCTTAATCATATGTATGTTTAACAAATTCTGCCAATTTATTTTACTGCATTTTACTTATTTCTCTTCTAAATACAACTTGATAAAGAAGGGAAAAGGATGCTATTGTAACTTGCTTTATCGATCTATTATCTGTGCATATTGTGCATTTGTTGATTCGAAAACTTTTGTCCATAACTAAGATTGCATAAGTAGTTGTTATAAGCTTAATCATATATTTCTTTGATTCTATAGGGACTACTAAAATCAAGAACCTTGAAAACAACGTTGGATCTGTGGCTGTGAAACTTACAAATGCAGAGTTGAGTGAAATTTCTGATGCAGTTCCTGTTTATGAAGTTGCTGGGGAAGCACCAGGCCTTGGTTCTTTATCGCAATATACTTGGAAGTTTGCTACCACCCCATCAAAGTAATTGTGTTAGAGAAGATAAACACGACTTTTTCTTCCCTCACAATCCATTCACGAAAATGAGTGAGTAGATTTTTCAGTGTATTGTTGATAATTGGTGAAAGGAATCGTGCTACTCTGTTGTGAATAAGAATTGTGTTTGTATTAAACCATTATGCTTATCTCTATAATGTATCATCTGGGAACCTCTCCAAGATAATGATGGTAAAGTTAACAGGTATATATAATTAGGAAAACTAACTGAtaagttaactaaaatttataagccATAAGTTAACAgctgaaaaactaaaaagtttATAGTTGATTTAGTGAAATTGTTTGATAATATTAGTAGATAAGTTAGTAGCTTATCAAGACCATGTGACAAGGGATTACTCGTCACAATAAgctagtagttttttttttttttcttttcatttttacccTTAATAATTTATACCAATCCACAAATAGCCTTGTAAAAACAACTACTCCAACCTACTAGACAGACACCATATACATATCATGTGTAATAATTATCCACATGCATCCAATATGTATCTACCCAGCAGCAGACCAATCCGAATGCTACAAATCAAAATCAGAAGGCACAAAAACTGGACCAGACCTTGAAACCAAGTGACAATAtcagttaaatcaacaaaacCACCCCGACATGCTAGCCAGAATATATGACGAGTTCTTTTtgagaattttgaaaatgaaaattacaaaacttcTTGGCAAATGATAATTACAAGAATACAATGCAAAGACTCTGGGTTCTTTCGCTGGGGAATTTCTTcctttctcttgtttttttttttttttctacaacgGCACCCTGTGTAGTCCTCTTCAATTTggtaatgctttttttttttctttcaaaaataaatctacatttaaaagaataaaataaaataaaaatgcccAATTTGCTTTTATTTCCAGCTATTGTTTTTGGCTTtccattattttaaaagataaagaagcATATCTTAAAATCCTACCACCTCTCATGAATAACATCAATTAAAAGTTAATTCACATTACATGATTTTAacgctattttttttgttaatcttatcacttaataaaaagaaataagtgtATGGTCTGGTATCATTacgtatttaaaattataattgttttttattttatggtaaTATTGATACGAAATAGCCTCATAAtgaataataatgtaatatttttccgATTTATTTCATGTACAGATTtagatttgaattcaaatactGAACCACCGTTACCACTTATAATCTATTATCGTGCTATAGATAATtgagttttattaatttttaaattaaaaaaatctggCGACATGATTAAGACCATGAAGAAGTGTAATGATCTGTATTAATTTGCCCTTAAAATAGAGAGAAAGaatttttaaaagcaaaagaaGTTTTCGCCTTTTCGGTTGGTAGTGTGGTGTGGACAGAGTGAACCACTTTACCAAGGGGAACTTTTTAAGTTTTCAACGTTTTGGcctatttcttattttgttgaGCACTTTTCTGTTTCAGAGTCTTCAACTTTGCATCTCAAGGCGTTGAAAAATGGAGAAGGCACATATGCAAGTCCCAAGAGTTAAACTGGGTAACCAAGGCTTAGAGGTAAAACTTGCTGCTTTTACCATCAAACCAAAGTGATCCCCAGTGTTGTTTACTGTTCATTACCGATAGTAGTTGTTTACAATGAACTGAATTAATTCAGCATTAAGAGGAACAACACATTCAACCATTTTTTAGTACCTTCAATTGTGATCACATGCTTGTTTTTGCCAATCTCTGCAGTTGATCACTTGATTGAAGGAAAGGATACCGTTTTCATGATCATCAACTCAAGGAATTATTATATGCAAAAAAATGACATGATTCTAATGCTTACATTACATATGAAttgtgaaaatataatttaaatgaatGCTCAAATATCCTCTGCTGCTGCATATGTATACTAATGTTATAAATAAATCTGCTTTTACTAACCTGTAGCACcatatatgttttcttttcttttttgtttggggGGTGTTCATTTCATTAACAGATGCTTCCAGTTTTGACATTTATGGTAATTTGTCCTGCTTCTTCATTGAAATTCAGTTGGTATCCCCATAAGCAATGTTTTTAATTGTAGTCACGGTTGCGATTTCATTCCAATCTTTGACATTGTGAAAAATTACAGAGAAATGCGGTTGATGCAACTGCAATTGCAGTTGCAATATGGTCATGGAGAGTCCAAAGACCTTGATGTTGTGGTCAAAATTGTAGTTATGAACCGTTTTTGAAAACCTTGCCCGTAAGTATAGATTATCTTCCAAAGTACAAACCTTAATAGGACTCTTCATCACAGGTAACAGAAGCTTTTGGATAAAGAATCCTTCAGATATACTTTTCATCACTCATAAATCATAATAGGACTTTGTTCTCCCAATTTCCTCTCCATCCCTAGGAATCTTCTATTTGGTGGAATCTTACTGGGCATATACTTGTAGGACGAGTAACTTTTACTTTTTAAGCGGATGACAGTGGTAATGTTGAATGACTTTACTTATTTGGATAATTTTAGATTCAGATATTAAAGGAGTAGTACAATGTTACTATGTTAGTTGTAGAGTATAAGTTAGTTAGAAATTCAGAGTATGTACAAGAGTAATCTCTTTACTACATACAAGAGAGTTATATAATACATTAACATTTCAGATCCTCTTTCTCACCTGTTAGTTGACCTAGTCTTTGATTCAATATTTGTGATAAGAGAAGAACCTGCTGTGTATATTCAATTGTTGAATGCAGGTTTCTAGGTTGGGCTTTGGATGTGGAGGACTATCTGGAATTTATAATGCCCCCCTCTCGCATGAAGAAGGATGTTCAATCATTAAGGAAGTGTTCAATAAGGGTGTTACCTTCTTTGATACATCAGATCTTTACGGACAAAATCATGATAATGAAATCATGGTTGGTAAGGTAACATATTATCCAACTAattagtcttttttattttattttaattctaggtgtTAAAAGCACATAATCATATTGTATTAGTTTCAAATTGTAATAACTTGATTAGTCATTTGTTAACAGTGCATTCACAAATAGATCTCTACCTAGATGAGGTAAAGGGCATGTGTTAACATGATAAGTTTGTTCAGACAATCACATAGTCGGAGAGTAACAAAACTTGTGGAAAATTTAAGTCTATTATGATATCATCAGTGGGACACAATAAGAATAAACTTACACACATGAAAGCAAGAAAGGAGAGGAAGATATTCAAAAACACTATGTACTTCAACTCACTTCATACCACACGTTATAGGCAAATTTCATATATCATAAACTTCCTAGGTGATACACATCTAAGGCGGTGGAGTATTCTTACCaacatattataattaaaaatgtcttttctgCTGACATCACTCATCAGGCTTTGAAACAACTTCCCCGAGAAAAAGTCCAGTTGGCTACAAAATTTGGTGTTACGGTATCAGGTCCAGATGGGTTGGATTTTGGGGTAAAAGGTACCCCTGAATATGTGCGACAGTGCTGTGAAGCTAGTCTTAAACGGCTTGATGTGGACCATATTGATTTATACTATCAACATCGTGTTGACACTTCAGTGCCAATTGAAGACACTGTAAGCTTTTAATGCTTTTCCTCTCGTTAGTTATGCATATAACATTCCAATTTCCAGCACTTATAAATTCTTGATGATTAAGTTGTTTAATATTGATCAATGCATGAAAGATGGGAGAGCTCAAACAGCTTGTAAATGAaggaaagataaaatatattgggTTGTCAGAGGCTAATGCTGACACTATAAGGAGAGCACATGCTGTTCATCCTATTACTGCTTTGCAAATGGAGTATTCCTTATGGACTCGTGACATTGAAGAAGAAATAATTCCACTCTGCAGGTGtttaaatagaaatattaaCTCTAGTGCATATATTGTCAATAACACAATTGTACATTTGCACTTGagttttaatttgatatattaaCTCTCAGTTATGCTTCTAACTTAAATTATCTACAAAACATCTGAAAGAAAATTGTTGCTGTATATGTCTAACTATGAAGCATTTTGTAATTGTAGACAACTTGGGATTGGAATAGTGGCATATAGTCCTCTTGGTCGTGGCTTTTTTGCAGGAAAGGCAGTGGTAGAGACTTTGCCTAGTCAGAGCTTGCTGGTAATGCAGCTAGTGTCAACTTGTACCTCTTCCAGATTATGATGGTCTAAATAACACCAATATAGGTCATACATATCACACTGTTAGTTCTATTTCTGCAGTGGTTGTCTAT encodes the following:
- the LOC114370852 gene encoding perakine reductase-like isoform X2 encodes the protein MEKLQLHVPRVKLGSQGLEISRLGFGCVGLSGLYNAPLSHEAGCSIIKEAFNMGVTFFDTSDFYGLNHDNEIMIGKALKELPREKVQLATKFGLVRSDGVFAGVKGTPEYVRQCCEASLKRLDVEYIDLYYQHRVDTSVPIEDTMGELKKLVNEGKIKYIGLSQASPDTIKRAHAVHPISALQMEYSLWTRDIEEEIIPLCRELGIGIVAYSPLGHGFFAGKAAVETLPSQSALAEDARFSGENLEKNKLFYNRIADLASKHSCTPSQLALAWFLHQGNDIVPIPGTTKIKNLENNVGSVAVKLTNAELSEISDAVPVYEVAGEAPGLGSLSQYTWKFATTPSK
- the LOC114370852 gene encoding perakine reductase-like isoform X1, translated to MEKLQLHVPRVKLGSQGLEISRLGFGCVGLSGLYNAPLSHEAGCSIIKEAFNMGVTFFDTSDFYGLNHDNEIMIGKALKELPREKVQLATKFGLVRSDGVFAGVKGTPEYVRQCCEASLKRLDVEYIDLYYQHRVDTSVPIEDTMGELKKLVNEGKIKYIGLSQASPDTIKRAHAVHPISALQMEYSLWTRDIEEEIIPLCRTCCTCRELGIGIVAYSPLGHGFFAGKAAVETLPSQSALAEDARFSGENLEKNKLFYNRIADLASKHSCTPSQLALAWFLHQGNDIVPIPGTTKIKNLENNVGSVAVKLTNAELSEISDAVPVYEVAGEAPGLGSLSQYTWKFATTPSK
- the LOC114370852 gene encoding perakine reductase-like isoform X3 — protein: MISRLGFGCVGLSGLYNAPLSHEAGCSIIKEAFNMGVTFFDTSDFYGLNHDNEIMIGKALKELPREKVQLATKFGLVRSDGVFAGVKGTPEYVRQCCEASLKRLDVEYIDLYYQHRVDTSVPIEDTMGELKKLVNEGKIKYIGLSQASPDTIKRAHAVHPISALQMEYSLWTRDIEEEIIPLCRTCCTCRELGIGIVAYSPLGHGFFAGKAAVETLPSQSALAEDARFSGENLEKNKLFYNRIADLASKHSCTPSQLALAWFLHQGNDIVPIPGTTKIKNLENNVGSVAVKLTNAELSEISDAVPVYEVAGEAPGLGSLSQYTWKFATTPSK
- the LOC114370852 gene encoding perakine reductase-like isoform X4; the encoded protein is MGVTFFDTSDFYGLNHDNEIMIGKALKELPREKVQLATKFGLVRSDGVFAGVKGTPEYVRQCCEASLKRLDVEYIDLYYQHRVDTSVPIEDTMGELKKLVNEGKIKYIGLSQASPDTIKRAHAVHPISALQMEYSLWTRDIEEEIIPLCRTCCTCRELGIGIVAYSPLGHGFFAGKAAVETLPSQSALAEDARFSGENLEKNKLFYNRIADLASKHSCTPSQLALAWFLHQGNDIVPIPGTTKIKNLENNVGSVAVKLTNAELSEISDAVPVYEVAGEAPGLGSLSQYTWKFATTPSK
- the LOC114369655 gene encoding perakine reductase-like, with translation MEKAHMQVPRVKLGNQGLEVSRLGFGCGGLSGIYNAPLSHEEGCSIIKEVFNKGVTFFDTSDLYGQNHDNEIMVGKALKQLPREKVQLATKFGVTVSGPDGLDFGVKGTPEYVRQCCEASLKRLDVDHIDLYYQHRVDTSVPIEDTMGELKQLVNEGKIKYIGLSEANADTIRRAHAVHPITALQMEYSLWTRDIEEEIIPLCRQLGIGIVAYSPLGRGFFAGKAVVETLPSQSLLSMHPRFTGENLEKNKLFYKRLDDLASKHACTPSQLALAWLLHQGNDIIPIPGTTKLKNFENNIGSLTVKLTEEDLRELSEAVPVYEVAGTREYGMLSNYTWKFATTPPKQLS